One Gavia stellata isolate bGavSte3 chromosome 34, bGavSte3.hap2, whole genome shotgun sequence DNA window includes the following coding sequences:
- the LOC132320260 gene encoding olfactory receptor 5AP2-like, whose amino-acid sequence MADGERDNRTSSMDFVLLGIRDVLMLQSLLFLLLLIIYSVTMVGNILIVVLVVADRHLHTPMYFFLGHLSSLETCYSSTILPQLLARFLTGDSSISAHGCMVQFYFFGSFLTTECYLLTAMSYDRFLAICQPLLYASLMTWKVSLHLAAASWLGGSLLLVVVTVLLSQLQFCGPKAIDHFFCDFTALLELACSDTRAITIVSFIFGIFDVVFPFLFTLASYICIITAILRIPSSTGRQKAFSTCSSHLTLVTTFYGTLFVVYMLPRTAPLRQLNKAFSFFYTVLTPLVNPFIYSLRNREVREAIRKVLRKALPCTQSSHYLGDTGKRHF is encoded by the coding sequence ATGGCCGACGGGGAAAGGGACAACAGGACATCATCCATGGATTTTGTGCTGCTGGGAATACGTGATGTCCTCATGCTCCAGAGcctgctctttctcctcttgcttATTATCTACTCAGTCACCATGGTTGGGAACATCCTCATCGTTGTGCTGGTGGTGGCTGACCGGCATCtgcacacccccatgtacttcttcctgggCCATCTGTCCTCCTTGGAGACCTGCTACAGCTCCAccatcctgccccagctgctggccagaTTCCTGACTGGGGACAGCAGTATCTCTGCTCACGGCTGCATGGTTCAGTTCTACTTCTTTGGTTCCTTTTTGACTACTGAGTGTTACCTGCTGACGGCCATGTCCTACGATCGGTTTTTGGCCATATGCCAGCCCTTGCTCTATGCAAGCCTCATGACCTGGAAGGTCTCTCTACACCTGGCAGCTGCATCTTGGCTGGGGGGttctctgctgctggtggtAGTCACAGTCTTATTATCCCAGTTGCAGTTCTGTGGTCCCAAGGCCATTGACCacttcttctgtgattttaccGCATTGCTGGAGCTTGCCTGCAGCGACACCAGAGCAATCACAattgtttctttcatatttgGTATCTTCGATGtagtttttcccttcctgttcaCGCTGGCCTCCTACATTTGCATCATAACTGCCATCCTGAGGATCCCATCCAGCACTGGCAGGCAGAAGGCCTTCTCCACTTGCTCCTCTCACCTCACTCTTGTCACCACTTTCTATGGCACCCTTTTTGTTGTCTATATGCTGCCCAGAACAGCCCCCCTGAGACAGCTCAACaaagctttctcctttttctacactGTCCTCACACCCCTGGTCAATCCCTTCATCTACAGCCTGCGGAACAGGGAGGTCAGGGAGGCCATCAGGAAGGTGCTCAGGAAAGCCCTGCCTTGCACCCAGAGCTCACACTACCTTGGTGACACAGGCAAAAGACACTTCTAG